In Actinomycetota bacterium, the DNA window CCTCGCGGCACCCCGATGCCGTCGGTGAAGTGGCCGCCCGCGAGCCACGTGATGCCGATCGCGATCGCGCCACCCACCAGGTGCCACGGCCACGAAGCGGCGAGCAGGATCCATGACCAGCGGAGTGACCGCGTCCCCAGCTGTCGTTCGGATCCGAGTGGCTCCACGGGGGCGTGACCGAGCATCGCCGCCACCTCCACCTCCACTGTACGGCGCCGTCGTCATCCGGAGTGGGTGGCCGCGACGATCTCCCGGCCGTTGGCGGTGTCCGTCGTCTCCGCGGCGGTTCGGCGCTCATCCATCCCTCGGAGCGCCGGCAGGAACATCGCCGCCACCACGACGCCGGCGTAGAGCGCGCCGGTGACCAGCAGCGTCGGGCGCAGGCCGAACGCTTCGATCGCCGGGCCGGCTACGAGCACGCCGATCGGCATCGCGAGCCACGCCGACGCCTGAACCACGCCGAACACGCGGCCCCGCATGCCGTCGGGCACGCGCTCGAAGAAGACCGTGTCGATCACGGGGTTCAACGGCCCCGACGAGACGCCCGCCGCGGACTGCGCCGTGAGGAGCACACCGAGTGACGGGAAGACCGCTGCAACCGGGTACCAGAGCGTCACCCCGGCGAATCCCCACGTGAACACGCGCCGCCGGCTCACGCGATCCCCGAATGCGCTGAACGCGAGAGCGCCGACGACCGAGCCGGCCCCGACGACGGCCATCATGAGCCCGAGGCTGACGGCGGAGCCGTACACCTGCTGCGCGTAGACGGGCAGCGCGACCATCGAGACGGAGTCCAGCAGGTTCGTGAGCGTCAGCACCGCGACGAGCGCGAAGAGCGTGCGATCCGCGTGCAGGAAGGCGAATCCTTCCCGCAGCTCCTCGACGTAGCCCGATCGCTCACCGGGAACCGCCGCGCGCGAACGCCGCGGCACCCCCAGCACCACGAGCAGTGCCGACACCAGGAACGAGGTGGCGTCGATCCACAGGACCGAGGTCGCGCCCACCAGCGCGATCAGCACGCCCGCCAGCGGCGCGCCGACCAGTCGCGAGGCCCGTTCCACCACGGCCGCCGCGCCGCTCGCCCGTTCCAGGCTCCAGCCGGCGTCGGCGGCAACATCGGGCAAGAGAGAAGCTCGGGCGGTGACCCCCGGCGCGTCGAGCAACCCGCCGAGGAAGACGAGTACGACCAGCTGCCAGAACTCGATGCCGACGGTGAGGTGGAGCAGCGGGATCGCCGCGACGGCGGCCGAGCTCGCCAGGTCGGCGACCACGCTCGAGCGCCGGTAGCCCATGCGGTCGACCAGTGCGCCCCCCACGAACCCCGAGACGACGATCGGCACCAGCCCCACCGCAGCGACGATGCCGGTCCGGGCGGCGCTCCCGGTCGTCTGCAGCACGAACCACGGGATCGCGACGAGCGTCGCGACGTTCCCCGACATCGAGATCGCGTTCGCGGCGAGGAGGGCGACCAGCGGCCCCTGGCGTCGCGGTGCATCGACGGCTTTCATCGGCGGGGTTTGCTGCGGTGGGGGAGGACCTGCACGATCGCGCGCACCTGCTGGGCATCGTCCTCAGGCGGGAGCGCCTCGTACCGCCCGACGATATCCGCGAGCTCCTCGCGCAGGTTCAGGGTTTGCTGTGGGGTGAGTCGCAGCCGCCAGTCGCTCATGTCGGCGGCCTCGACCCACGCCTCGGTCCAGTTCGGCGCGTCGGCGAGCCACTCGCG includes these proteins:
- a CDS encoding MFS transporter, which translates into the protein MKAVDAPRRQGPLVALLAANAISMSGNVATLVAIPWFVLQTTGSAARTGIVAAVGLVPIVVSGFVGGALVDRMGYRRSSVVADLASSAAVAAIPLLHLTVGIEFWQLVVLVFLGGLLDAPGVTARASLLPDVAADAGWSLERASGAAAVVERASRLVGAPLAGVLIALVGATSVLWIDATSFLVSALLVVLGVPRRSRAAVPGERSGYVEELREGFAFLHADRTLFALVAVLTLTNLLDSVSMVALPVYAQQVYGSAVSLGLMMAVVGAGSVVGALAFSAFGDRVSRRRVFTWGFAGVTLWYPVAAVFPSLGVLLTAQSAAGVSSGPLNPVIDTVFFERVPDGMRGRVFGVVQASAWLAMPIGVLVAGPAIEAFGLRPTLLVTGALYAGVVVAAMFLPALRGMDERRTAAETTDTANGREIVAATHSG